One Roseburia rectibacter DNA window includes the following coding sequences:
- a CDS encoding acetyl-CoA C-acetyltransferase codes for MAKKVVLAGACRTAIGKMGGALSNTPAADLGAIVIKEALRRANVKPEMVDEVKMGCVIQAAQGQNVARQAAIKAGLPIEVPAITINVVCGSGLKCVNDAATMIMAGEADIVVAGGMENMSMAPYAMTKARFGYRMNNATIIDTMVNDALTDAFNHYHMMITAENVCDKYGITREELDEFSANSQQKCEKAIAEGKFDDEIVPVPVKVKKEIVDFVKDEGPRPGTTAESLAKLKCCSGKEGGLVTAGNASGINDGAAAIVVMSEEKAKELGVTPMATWVAGALGGVEPEIMGVGPVASTRKVLAKTGLSIDDMDLIEANEAFAAQSIAVARDLKFDMSKVNVNGGAIALGHPVGASGCRILVTLLHEMQKRDAKRGLATLCIGGGMGCSTIVER; via the coding sequence ATGGCAAAGAAAGTAGTTTTAGCAGGTGCTTGCCGTACCGCAATCGGTAAAATGGGTGGAGCATTAAGCAATACTCCAGCAGCAGACTTAGGTGCAATCGTTATCAAAGAGGCTTTAAGAAGAGCAAACGTTAAACCGGAGATGGTTGACGAGGTAAAAATGGGTTGTGTAATCCAGGCAGCTCAGGGTCAGAATGTTGCACGTCAGGCAGCAATCAAAGCAGGACTGCCAATCGAAGTTCCGGCAATCACGATCAACGTTGTTTGTGGTTCTGGTTTAAAATGTGTCAATGATGCAGCTACCATGATCATGGCAGGTGAGGCTGATATCGTTGTTGCAGGTGGTATGGAAAACATGTCTATGGCACCATATGCTATGACAAAAGCTCGTTTTGGATATCGTATGAACAATGCAACGATCATTGATACAATGGTAAATGATGCATTAACAGATGCATTCAATCACTACCACATGATGATCACAGCAGAGAACGTATGTGATAAATATGGCATTACAAGAGAAGAACTTGATGAGTTCTCAGCAAACAGCCAGCAGAAATGTGAGAAAGCAATTGCTGAAGGCAAATTTGATGATGAGATCGTTCCGGTTCCTGTAAAAGTTAAAAAAGAGATCGTTGATTTCGTAAAAGATGAGGGACCACGTCCTGGCACAACTGCTGAGTCTTTAGCAAAATTAAAATGCTGCTCTGGTAAAGAGGGCGGACTTGTTACAGCAGGTAACGCTTCCGGTATCAACGATGGTGCAGCAGCAATCGTTGTTATGAGCGAAGAGAAAGCAAAAGAACTTGGTGTTACACCAATGGCTACATGGGTAGCAGGTGCTCTTGGCGGAGTTGAGCCAGAGATCATGGGTGTTGGTCCTGTTGCTTCTACAAGAAAAGTATTAGCTAAAACAGGTTTATCCATTGATGATATGGACTTGATCGAAGCAAACGAAGCATTCGCAGCTCAGTCTATCGCAGTAGCAAGAGATCTGAAATTCGATATGTCAAAAGTAAACGTAAACGGTGGTGCAATCGCATTAGGACACCCGGTAGGTGCTTCCGGATGCCGTATCCTTGTTACATTACTGCATGAGATGCAGAAGAGAGACGCTAAGAGAGGTCTTGCTACACTTTGCATCGGCGGTGGTATGGGATGCTCTACAATCGTTGAGAGATAA